A genome region from bacterium includes the following:
- a CDS encoding APC family permease: MSSAAAKLGVRSGVGIVVSNMIGAGVFISAGFMAQDMGPGTVLLCWIVGAVIALAGARAYAAVAELVPRSGGEYRYLSELLHPFLGYLAGWGSLLLGFSAPIAVAGLAAGAFAQKLGLPLAPWKVGALVIVLLAALHSLNLRSSKVLQNTLVGANALLLALFVGVGLFFGKHEWPTWTPPHASGGFPLSAFMGSLFFVAFAFSGWNAVVYAAEDFREPRRSVPRSMLIGCSLVAVLYLVVNWIFVANITPDQATVVFQYDQQRVTLGHLITKSLIGDSGAAGMSILTIVAFASAMSAMTFAGPRTYAAMAKDGFLPRIFAGREGRPPVAAVWLQALIALFFTYYYQDNLSAVMGNVGAILTLFAALTTASLFKVRFFSPKRPGPRPGALALAAASVHVLFSAWMLYFGVRHTETHLLVWVGAVAVAAFAAYWGTLRWRRAVA, from the coding sequence ATGAGCAGCGCTGCGGCCAAACTCGGCGTCCGTTCCGGCGTCGGGATCGTCGTCTCCAACATGATCGGCGCGGGGGTCTTCATCAGCGCCGGCTTCATGGCCCAGGACATGGGGCCGGGCACGGTCCTGCTCTGCTGGATCGTCGGCGCCGTGATCGCGCTGGCGGGGGCGCGGGCCTACGCGGCGGTGGCCGAACTGGTGCCCCGCTCCGGCGGCGAGTACCGCTACCTCTCCGAACTGCTCCATCCGTTCCTCGGCTATCTCGCCGGCTGGGGCTCGCTGCTGCTCGGCTTCTCCGCGCCGATCGCCGTCGCCGGGCTCGCCGCGGGGGCGTTCGCGCAGAAGCTCGGCCTGCCGCTCGCGCCGTGGAAGGTCGGCGCGCTGGTGATCGTCCTGCTCGCCGCGCTCCACTCGCTGAACCTGCGCTCGTCGAAGGTGCTGCAGAACACGCTCGTCGGGGCGAACGCGCTGCTGCTCGCCCTGTTCGTCGGCGTGGGGCTCTTCTTCGGCAAGCACGAGTGGCCGACCTGGACCCCGCCGCACGCCTCCGGCGGCTTCCCGCTGTCGGCGTTCATGGGGAGCCTCTTCTTCGTCGCCTTCGCCTTCTCCGGCTGGAACGCGGTCGTCTACGCGGCCGAGGATTTCCGCGAGCCGCGCCGCTCGGTGCCGCGCTCGATGCTGATCGGCTGCAGCCTGGTCGCCGTGCTCTACCTCGTCGTCAACTGGATTTTCGTCGCCAACATCACCCCGGACCAGGCGACGGTCGTGTTCCAGTACGACCAGCAGCGGGTCACGCTGGGCCACCTCATCACGAAGTCGCTGATCGGCGACTCCGGGGCGGCGGGGATGTCGATCCTCACCATCGTCGCCTTCGCCTCGGCGATGAGCGCGATGACCTTCGCCGGGCCCCGGACCTACGCCGCGATGGCCAAGGACGGCTTCCTGCCGCGCATCTTCGCCGGACGCGAGGGACGTCCGCCGGTCGCGGCGGTTTGGCTGCAGGCCCTGATCGCGCTCTTCTTCACCTACTACTACCAGGACAACCTCTCGGCCGTGATGGGGAACGTCGGCGCGATCCTCACGCTCTTCGCCGCCCTGACCACCGCGTCGCTCTTCAAGGTCCGCTTCTTCTCGCCGAAGCGTCCCGGCCCGCGCCCCGGCGCGCTCGCCCTCGCCGCGGCGTCGGTCCACGTCCTCTTCTCGGCGTGGATGCTCTACTTCGGCGTGCGGCACACCGAGACCCACCTTCTGGTCTGGGTCGGGGCGGTCGCCGTCGCCGCCTTCGCCGCCTATTGGGGCACGCTGCGCTGGCGCCGCGCCGTGGCCTGA
- a CDS encoding AtpZ/AtpI family protein, which yields MVPETPPLSPREPDSASIPPSGPEGAARVLARILRQAAPYMAAASTLTAAVVLGAFGGWWLDERWGTGPWLATAGVLLGAAAGLAQLARVALGAGRKKG from the coding sequence GTGGTTCCCGAGACGCCCCCTCTGTCGCCGCGCGAGCCGGATTCTGCTAGCATCCCGCCCTCCGGACCGGAGGGCGCCGCGCGGGTTCTGGCGCGGATCCTGCGGCAGGCCGCGCCGTACATGGCGGCGGCCTCGACGCTGACCGCGGCGGTCGTTCTCGGCGCCTTCGGCGGCTGGTGGCTCGACGAGCGCTGGGGCACGGGGCCGTGGCTCGCGACGGCCGGGGTTCTGCTCGGCGCGGCGGCGGGGCTGGCGCAATTGGCCCGCGTCGCGCTCGGGGCGGGGCGCAAGAAGGGGTAG
- the atpB gene encoding F0F1 ATP synthase subunit A — protein sequence MILAAELDAGQRIIEHVADAPPFVEGAWWSPTKAVVWMAFAAVLVVVGVLLAARGYDRNGVPRTRWSQMLDPFVEHFYRDVALQFSGAKYAKAVAPLLLTFFFFILVSNLLGLLPISDVLGFVGGFFLPHDSVFMRKIVEGSSTPTGNFNVTMTLAAISFMAVVVFGSRQYGVVGHFAHLAPKNAPFVVRWFLLLPIETISMFVKPFALTMRLAANMTAGHMGLLALLMMIFLLKSAAVGVPVALLAVGIMMLEIIVAFVQAYVFALLSGVFIGMAIHSH from the coding sequence ATGATCCTCGCCGCGGAACTGGACGCCGGCCAGCGCATCATCGAACACGTGGCCGACGCCCCGCCGTTCGTCGAAGGCGCTTGGTGGAGCCCGACGAAGGCGGTCGTCTGGATGGCCTTCGCCGCGGTCCTCGTCGTCGTCGGCGTGCTGCTCGCCGCCCGCGGCTACGACCGGAACGGCGTGCCGCGCACCCGCTGGTCGCAGATGCTCGACCCGTTCGTCGAACACTTCTACCGCGACGTGGCGCTGCAGTTCTCCGGCGCGAAGTACGCCAAGGCTGTCGCGCCGCTGCTGCTCACGTTCTTCTTCTTCATCCTCGTCTCCAACCTGCTCGGCCTGCTGCCGATCTCCGACGTCCTCGGCTTCGTCGGCGGCTTCTTCCTGCCGCACGACTCGGTCTTCATGCGCAAGATCGTCGAGGGCTCCTCGACGCCGACCGGCAACTTCAACGTGACGATGACGCTCGCCGCGATCAGCTTCATGGCGGTCGTCGTCTTCGGCTCGCGCCAGTACGGCGTCGTGGGCCACTTCGCCCATCTCGCGCCGAAGAACGCGCCGTTCGTCGTCCGCTGGTTCCTGCTGCTGCCGATCGAGACGATCTCGATGTTCGTCAAGCCGTTCGCCCTGACGATGCGACTTGCCGCCAACATGACGGCCGGCCACATGGGGCTTCTGGCTCTCCTGATGATGATCTTCCTGCTCAAGAGCGCGGCCGTCGGCGTGCCGGTGGCGCTGCTCGCGGTCGGCATCATGATGCTGGAGATCATCGTCGCCTTCGTCCAAGCCTACGTGTTCGCCCTGCTCTCGGGCGTGTTCATCGGCATGGCCATCCACTCGCACTGA
- a CDS encoding F0F1 ATP synthase subunit C, translating into MNRFLKVAALLLILVFALAPAALAADEGAAPAVAKAAKPLDLAGFGAAIAAGLIAIGAGYGISKFTAAAAEGISRQPSAASSIQGAVNLPLFLLEGVAIIALVVCLLVVFVRQI; encoded by the coding sequence ATGAACAGGTTCCTCAAGGTCGCCGCCCTGCTGCTGATCTTGGTCTTCGCCCTCGCCCCCGCGGCCCTCGCCGCCGACGAAGGCGCGGCCCCGGCCGTCGCCAAGGCCGCCAAGCCGCTCGACCTCGCCGGGTTCGGCGCCGCGATCGCCGCCGGCCTCATCGCCATCGGCGCCGGCTACGGCATCTCGAAGTTCACGGCCGCGGCGGCCGAAGGGATCTCGCGCCAGCCGTCCGCCGCCTCGAGCATCCAGGGCGCGGTCAACCTGCCGCTCTTCCTGCTCGAAGGCGTCGCGATCATCGCGCTGGTCGTCTGCCTGCTCGTCGTCTTCGTGCGGCAGATCTGA
- the atpF gene encoding F0F1 ATP synthase subunit B → MTPALVQLALLAAEGGEEGGNPLLKVSPGLWIWTLIIFLLLYLVLRKWGFGKMIEKLDARDEAIRGAIDDAAKQRAEAETLLAEQRALLEQSRKDSAAATAAAQEQAAAERRRIVAEAREEYEKIVARGRSQIEQETSAALAKVRGAAADLALEAAGKLVGRTLDEPAQRALAQKFIDEIERKN, encoded by the coding sequence ATGACTCCCGCCCTCGTGCAATTGGCGTTGCTCGCCGCCGAGGGGGGCGAGGAAGGCGGCAACCCGCTGCTCAAGGTCAGCCCGGGTCTCTGGATCTGGACGCTGATCATCTTCCTGCTGCTGTACCTCGTCCTCCGCAAGTGGGGCTTCGGCAAGATGATCGAGAAGCTCGACGCGCGCGACGAGGCGATCCGGGGCGCGATCGACGACGCCGCCAAGCAACGCGCGGAGGCGGAGACGCTGCTCGCCGAACAGCGGGCGCTGCTCGAGCAGTCGCGCAAGGACTCCGCCGCCGCGACGGCGGCGGCGCAGGAACAGGCGGCCGCGGAACGGCGGCGGATCGTCGCCGAGGCGCGCGAGGAGTACGAGAAGATCGTCGCCCGCGGCCGGTCGCAGATCGAGCAGGAAACGAGCGCCGCCTTGGCCAAGGTCCGCGGGGCCGCGGCCGATCTCGCCCTGGAGGCCGCCGGCAAGCTCGTCGGCCGCACCCTCGACGAGCCCGCGCAGCGCGCGTTGGCGCAGAAGTTCATCGACGAGATCGAACGTAAGAACTGA